The Argentina anserina chromosome 3, drPotAnse1.1, whole genome shotgun sequence genome includes a region encoding these proteins:
- the LOC126787359 gene encoding histidine-containing phosphotransfer protein 1-like: MAGRDLKQELSELIQSCKNKGLLGDYFDHVQSLQDDDEPKFVTKIITLFIEQADKDIAEITKLMSEPDYDQVKFLADRIYSSNLGRCLESLEVLKREYQIMKESLNDIVEMERRIFDEEV, translated from the exons ATGGCTGGAAGGGATCTTAAACAAGAGCTCAGTGAACTCATCCAGTCCTGCAAAAACAAG GGACTTCTGGGGGACTACTTTGATCATGTGCAAAGCTTacaagatgatgatgaaccaAAGTTTGTTACAAAAATTATAACTCTATTCATTGAACAAGCAGACAAGGACATAGCAGAAATCACAAAACTTAT GAGTGAGCCGGACTATGACCAGGTGAAATTTCTTGCTGATAGAATCTACTCAAGTAACTTGGGAAG GTGCCTTGAGAGCTTAGAGGTGCTTAAGCGTGAATATCAGATCATGAAGGAGAGTCTGAATGACATTGTTGAG ATGGAGCGCAGAATCTTTGATGAAGAGGTGTGA